Part of the Bacteroidota bacterium genome, ATTCCTTTTTAGTTTTTTAACTTTTAGTTTTTAGTCCTCAGTTCGCAGGATGTGCTTGCCTGAATAGGGTTGACTTTTTTTGTTAATTTTCCTCTGCGTTTCTGCGACTCTGCGTTTAAACAAATAAACAAATCAACAAAACTTGTCCGTATGGATAAATAATTCTTCTTTGCGTTCTTTGCGTCTTTGCGTGAAAATATAAACAAATCAACAAAACTTGCGACACGAAGTTAGTTCGTATGAGTCCGTACGACCGTAGGAAGTACGTCTGGATGAATAACCACATTTTATCATTTATCATTCATCATTCATCATTATTTTTCCCCTATCTTTGAATTCAAATGAGTAAGCTGAAAATTAGTAATCGGATATATTATTTTGTTATAATTGTATTAGCATCCCTTTTGGGAATTTTATCCAGAAAATATTCTGCACAACTTCCTTTTTTTATTGCTGAATACACTGGTGATACAATGTGGGCTTTGGCTGTATTTTTTGTTTTTAGATTAGTTTTCAACAATAAAAAATCTATTAGTATTGCTTTTTATTCTTTGATTTTCTCAGTAGTTATTGAAGTAAGTCAAATCTATAAAGCAAATTGGGTTGATACTATCAGGCAAACAACAATCGGTGGATTGATTTTAGGTTTTGGTTTTCTTTGGTCGGATATTTTTTGTTATCTCTGTGGGATTTTAATTGCTTTGTTTATTGAGTGTTTTATTATTCCTCATTTTGAATCCTTAAAAAAAATGAAGCGTTCTAAATAATTTCTAAGGTTCCGTATTCATGTCAGGAATTATTGAGCTTGCAATTACCGAATCAAGGAAATGTTTATAAGTTTCATATTTTAATTTTGTATTTATTGCTCCTCTAATAATTTTTACAATTGAATCGTTCACAATTATCATGTTCATTGGAACACAATCC contains:
- a CDS encoding DUF2809 domain-containing protein, with product MSKLKISNRIYYFVIIVLASLLGILSRKYSAQLPFFIAEYTGDTMWALAVFFVFRLVFNNKKSISIAFYSLIFSVVIEVSQIYKANWVDTIRQTTIGGLILGFGFLWSDIFCYLCGILIALFIECFIIPHFESLKKMKRSK